A single region of the Ctenopharyngodon idella isolate HZGC_01 chromosome 21, HZGC01, whole genome shotgun sequence genome encodes:
- the LOC127504316 gene encoding C-C chemokine receptor type 8-like → MINSTVNFNTPEASTNSTTQSIGLLDSLEICVYSISFLFGLPTHSYVIWLIITGTGSEVFNLNLSVCEIGICLNCFVYVLSYWIFSLSTLKVFFVGLTISGRPLFQCLISVERYLAVVHPITFLRFKPLRYRVICCTAAWIITLGSCLVCMYTSGEENRPIYTWFFSLQFLFFLSIQLFCLVAVLRALKQSGPGERRREREEENHMKRRAFHLILITTASMAIIYVPYTIIGFITIIVKKFINLLWFVGFTCYVLAGFVHPVLYLQRTGKLFCLSLP, encoded by the coding sequence ATGATTAACTCTACAGTGAACTTCAACACACCTGAAGCATCTACAAACTCCACAACTCAGTCCATTGGACTTCTGGACAGTCTGGAAATCTGTGTGTACAGCATCAGTTTTCTGTTTGGTCTTCCTACACACTCCTATGTTATATGGCTCATCATCACAGGAACAGGCAGTGAAGTCTTCAACCTCAATCTGTCTGTTTGTGAGATTGGCATCTGTCTCAATTGTTTTGTATATGTACTATCATACTGGATTTTCAGTCTCTcaacattaaaagttttttttgtagGACTTACCATCTCTGGTCGTCCTCTGTTTCAATGTCTGATCTCTGTTGAGCGTTATctggcagtggttcatcctATAACCTTTCTGAGGTTTAAACCTCTCAGATATAGAGTGATCTGCTGCACTGCGGCCTGGATAATCACTCTTGGCTCGTGTTTGGTCTGCATGTATACTTCAGGTGAAGAGAACAGGCCTATATATACATGGTTCTTCTCTCTGCAGTTCCTGTTCTTCCTCTCCATCcagttgttttgtcttgtggctgttctcagagctctgaagcagtcaggaccaggagagagaaggagagagagagaggaggaaaacCACATGAAGAGAAGAGCATTTCATCTCATTCTAATAACTACTGCAAGCATGGCTATCATATATGTCCCATATACAATCATAGGATTCATTACCATTATagtaaaaaagtttattaatcTTCTTTGGTTTGTTGGTTTTACTTGTTATGTGCTGGCTGGTTTTGTGCATCCTGTTCTTTATTTGCAGCGCACTGGAAAACTGTTCTGCCTCAGTTTGCCATAA
- the LOC127504317 gene encoding chemokine XC receptor 1-like — protein sequence MNNSVNFTASEASTNSTTQTIGLLESLEICVYIINFLFGLPTHSYVLWLIITGTGSGVASEFFILNLSICEIVNSLNSLFFVLLYWFSSVFILLVFLTGLSVTGCPLFQCLMCVERYLAVIHPVTFLKYKPLRYRVICCTVAWIIIFGSCLCSTLLASLNAYIWFISMQFLFFLHIQLFCLVAVLRALKQSGPGARGREREEENHMKRRAFYLILITTVNMVILYVPISISALFTNLAKLNIQEVWYPSMICYVLAGFVQPVLYLHRNGKLFCFCSP from the coding sequence ATGAATAACTCAGTGAACTTCACCGCATCCGAAGCATCTACAAACTCCACAACTCAAACCATTGGGCTACTGGAAAGTCTGGAAATCTGTGTGTACATCATCAATTTCCTGTTTGGTCTTCCTACACACTCCTATGTTTTATGGCTCATCATCACAGGAACAGGAAGCGGAGTTGCATCAGAGTTCTTCATCCTCAATCTCTCCATTTGCGAGATCGTAAACTCTTTGAACTCTTTGttctttgtacttttatatTGGTTTTCAAGTGTCTTTATACTGCTAGTGTTTTTAACAGGACTCTCTGTCACTGGCTGTcctctgtttcagtgtctgatGTGTGTTGAGCGTTACCTGGCAGTGATTCATCCTGTAACCTTTCTTAAGTACAAACCTCTCAGATATAGAGTGATCTGCTGCACCGTGGCCTGGATAATCATTTTTGGTTCCTGTTTGTGCTCCACGTTGTTGGCTTCACTCAATGCATATATATGGTTCATCTCGATGCAGTTCCTCTTCTTCCTCCACATCcagttgttttgtcttgtggctgttctcagagctctgaagcagtcaggaccaggagcgagagggagagagagagaggaggaaaacCACATGAAGAGAAGAGCGTTTTATCTCATTTTAATAACAACAGTGAACATGGTTATCTTATATGTGCCGATTTCTATTTCAGCATTATTTACCAATCTGGCAAAACTCAATATTCAGGAAGTTTGGTATCCTTCAATGATTTGTTATGTGCTGGCTGGTTTTGTACAACCTGTTCTTTATCTGCATCGgaatggaaaacttttttgcTTCTGTTCTCCATAA
- the LOC127504319 gene encoding C-C chemokine receptor type 8-like — protein sequence MNSTTPGASTNSTAPSRLQLRNLEMCVFSINLLFGLPTHSYIIWLIITGSGVASEFFNLNLSVCEIGVCLDHLFFILFHWISVLAPLALLLQGLGITGRPLFQCLMCVERYLAVVHPVTFLKYKPLRYRVICCTAAWIITLGSCLVCLITLMTYNINAHAWLFLLQFLLFFFIQLFCLVAVLRALKQSGPGERRGEENHMKRRAFYLILITTVNMVIAYVPIIISGVSIILKNEYDLTFWGPGLVCFSLAGFVQPVLYLHRTGKLSCLSSS from the coding sequence ATGAACTCCACCACACCAGGAGCTTCCACCAACTCAACAGCCCCTTCCAGATTGCAATTGAGGAATCTGGAAATGTGTGTGTTCAGCATCAATTTGCTGTTTGGTCTTCCCACACACTCCTACATTATATGGCTCATCATCACAGGAAGTGGAGTTGCATCAGAGTTCTTCAACCTCAATCTCTCTGTTTGTGAGATTGGTGTCTGTCTGGATCATTTGTTTTTTATACTGTTTCATTGGATTTCAGTTCTTGCGCCATTAGCACTGCTTTTGCAAGGACTGGGCATCACTGGTCGTcctctgtttcagtgtctgatgtgtgttgagcgttacctggcagtggttcatcctgtaACCTTTCTGAAGTACAAACCTCTCAGATATAGAGTGATCTGCTGCACTGCGGCCTGGATAATCACGCTTGGCTCCTGTTTGGTCTGCCTGATCACATTAATGACATATAATATTAATGCACATGCATGGTTGTTCTTGCTGCAGTTTCTACTCTTCTTCTTCATTcagttgttttgtcttgtggctgttctcagagctctgaagcagtcaggACCAGGAGAGAGAAGAGGGGAGGAAAACCACATGAAGAGAAGAGCATTTTATCTCATTCTAATAACTACTGTGAACATGGTTATCGCATATGTGCCAATAATTATCTCAGGAGTATCTATAATTCTGAAAAACGAGTATGATTTGACATTTTGGGGTCCTGGTTTGGTTTGTTTTAGTCTAGCTGGTTTTGTTCAGCCTGTTCTTTATCTGCACCGCACTGGAAAACTCTCCTGCCTCTCTTCCTCATaa
- the LOC127504320 gene encoding uracil nucleotide/cysteinyl leukotriene receptor-like: protein MINSVNFTAPEAFTNSTTQTIGLPESLEICVYFIYFLFGLPLHSYVLWLIITGTGSGVASEFFNLNLSVCEIANSLNCFFFVLSIWFSSHLTLKLFLIGLSVTGRPLFQCLICVERYLAVVHPVTFLKFKPLRYRVICCTVAWIMTLGSCLCCMLILVSVNIIAHTRFVLLQFIFFLSIQLFCCFAVLRALKQSGPGERGREKGEENHMKRRAFYLILITTVNMVILYVPITISALFNNLAKLNFQKVWSPSVICYVLAGFVQPVLYLHRNGKLLCFCSP, encoded by the coding sequence ATGATTAACTCAGTGAACTTCACCGCACCCGAAGCATTTACAAACTCCACAACTCAAACCATTGGGCTACCGGAAAGTCTGGAAATCTGTGTGTACTTCATCTATTTCCTGTTTGGTCTTCCTCTACACTCCTATGTTTTATGGCTCATCATCACAGGAACAGGAAGTGGAGTTGCATCAGAGTTCTTCAACCTCAATCTCTCTGTTTGTGAGATTGCAAACTCTTTGAACTGctttttctttgtactttcAATTTGGTTTTCAAGTCACTTGACcctaaaattgtttttaataggACTCTCTGTCACTGGCCGTcctctgtttcagtgtctgatctgtgttgagcgttacctggcagtggttcatcctgtaACCTTTCTGAAGTTCAAACCTCTCAGATATAGAGTGATCTGCTGCACTGTGGCCTGGATAATGACGCTTGGTTCTTGTTTGTGCtgcatgttaattttagtttcagtCAACATTATTGCACATACAAGGTTCGTCTTGTTGCAGTTTATCTTCTTCCTCTCCATTCAGTTGTTCTGCTGTTTTGctgttctcagagctctgaagcagtcaggaccaggagagagaggaagagagaaaggGGAGGAAAACCACATGAAGAGAAGAGCATTTTATCTCATTCTAATAACTACAGTAAACATGGTTATCTTATATGTGCCGATTACtatttcagcattatttaaCAATCTGGCAAAACTCaattttcagaaagtttggtCTCCTTCAGTCATTTGTTATGTGCTGGCTGGTTTTGTACAACCTGTTCTTTATCTGCATCGGAATGGAAAACTTTTGTGCTTCTGCTCACCATAA